A single region of the Halopiger xanaduensis SH-6 genome encodes:
- a CDS encoding AAA family ATPase yields MARPTLIVYCGLPGVGKSAASAYTASNLPAERYRSDEVRKQLFPDPEYTAEETQATYDELLERAWPDLEAGSNVVLDATFKTKRLRNRAATLADDVGAEAIFTRVTCDADVVETRIENRTSTDSVSDADLRVYRLVKESFEPLEREHVVIDNSGSIEETYRQIDRTLLHALCK; encoded by the coding sequence GTGGCCCGTCCAACGCTGATCGTCTACTGTGGCTTGCCGGGGGTCGGCAAGTCGGCTGCGTCGGCCTACACCGCATCGAACCTCCCCGCCGAACGGTACCGAAGCGACGAGGTTCGCAAGCAGCTGTTCCCCGATCCCGAGTACACCGCCGAGGAGACGCAGGCGACCTACGACGAACTCCTCGAGCGCGCTTGGCCCGACCTCGAGGCCGGATCGAACGTCGTCCTGGACGCGACCTTCAAGACGAAGCGGCTCCGGAACCGCGCAGCGACGCTCGCCGACGACGTCGGCGCGGAGGCGATCTTTACGCGCGTCACCTGCGACGCCGACGTCGTCGAGACGCGCATCGAAAACCGGACGAGTACGGACTCCGTCAGCGACGCCGATCTCCGCGTGTACCGCCTCGTCAAGGAGTCGTTCGAGCCCCTCGAGCGCGAGCACGTCGTGATCGACAACTCGGGGTCGATCGAGGAGACCTACCGCCAGATCGACCGTACGCTGTTGCACGCGCTGTGCAAGTAG
- a CDS encoding HD domain-containing protein, whose product MTTIKDSVHDYIELGPTAEALLDTPEMQRLRNVRQLSTVQLVYPSANHTRFEHSLGVYHLASRAVDRLEVDDALADRLRAAALVHDVGHGPFGHQTEAAIERHTDRHHDEIEWLLSDPDGDLGRVLAEQGLDPAAVAATVDGRGPLGELVSGSLDVDRMDYLVRDAHHTGVPYGTIDHARLLYALRRVDGELALEEGNVATAESALIARTLMNATVYRHHVSRIAGAMLDRASERLLADGVVDPERFARLTDAELLATFAEYDRTADTATRIRERNLYKRAVWVRRAAVPDRFVGLAYDRTRKLEREIAEIAGADPAAVILDSPAEPSSPESRAKIVVDGDLRRLEERSALVAGLDACTREIWRLGVYAPPNALADVREAATAVLDLEGVEGDVAP is encoded by the coding sequence ATGACGACGATCAAGGACAGCGTCCACGACTACATCGAACTCGGCCCGACCGCGGAGGCGCTGCTGGACACCCCGGAAATGCAGCGCCTGCGGAACGTTCGCCAGCTGAGTACCGTCCAGTTGGTTTACCCCTCCGCGAACCACACGCGCTTCGAGCACAGCCTCGGCGTCTACCACCTCGCCTCGCGGGCGGTCGACCGCCTCGAGGTCGACGACGCGCTCGCCGACCGGCTCCGCGCGGCGGCGCTGGTCCACGACGTCGGCCACGGCCCCTTCGGCCACCAGACCGAAGCCGCGATCGAGCGCCATACGGACCGCCACCACGACGAGATCGAGTGGTTGCTTTCCGACCCGGACGGCGACCTCGGCCGCGTGCTCGCCGAGCAGGGGCTCGACCCCGCGGCCGTCGCGGCGACCGTCGACGGCCGCGGGCCGCTGGGCGAACTCGTCTCCGGTTCGCTGGACGTCGATCGGATGGACTACCTCGTTCGCGACGCCCACCACACCGGCGTCCCTTACGGCACGATCGATCACGCCCGATTGCTCTACGCCTTGCGCCGCGTCGACGGCGAACTCGCCCTCGAGGAAGGTAACGTCGCGACGGCCGAGAGCGCGCTGATCGCGCGGACGCTGATGAACGCGACCGTCTACCGCCACCACGTCTCGCGGATCGCCGGCGCGATGCTCGACCGGGCCAGCGAACGACTCCTCGCGGACGGCGTCGTCGACCCCGAGCGGTTCGCCAGACTGACCGACGCGGAACTGCTCGCGACCTTCGCGGAGTACGACCGAACCGCCGATACCGCGACGCGAATCCGCGAGCGCAACCTCTACAAGCGGGCCGTCTGGGTCCGCCGCGCGGCCGTCCCCGACCGGTTCGTCGGCCTCGCGTACGATCGGACCCGCAAACTCGAGCGCGAGATCGCCGAAATTGCCGGCGCCGATCCCGCAGCTGTCATCCTCGACAGTCCCGCCGAACCGAGTTCGCCGGAATCGCGCGCGAAAATCGTCGTCGACGGCGACCTCCGCCGGCTCGAGGAGCGCTCGGCGCTGGTGGCCGGGCTGGACGCCTGCACCCGCGAGATCTGGCGACTGGGCGTCTACGCGCCGCCGAACGCACTCGCGGACGTGCGCGAGGCGGCGACCGCAGTGCTCGACCTCGAGGGCGTCGAGGGCGACGTCGCTCCCTGA
- a CDS encoding cold-shock protein: MANGTVDFFNDTGGYGFIETEDSDDDVFFHMEDVGGEDLTEGTEIEFDIEQAPKGPRATNVVRA, from the coding sequence ATGGCAAACGGAACGGTCGACTTCTTTAACGACACAGGCGGCTACGGTTTCATCGAGACTGAGGACTCCGACGACGACGTATTCTTCCACATGGAAGACGTTGGCGGCGAGGACCTGACGGAAGGAACCGAGATCGAATTCGACATCGAACAGGCCCCCAAGGGCCCCCGCGCGACGAACGTCGTTCGCGCGTAA
- a CDS encoding MazG nucleotide pyrophosphohydrolase domain-containing protein encodes MDEQQRVAAFVEQRGLETPPEYRVLDLASEVGELAKDANESTAYGSDPDGLEIESDEIGDALFALLALADSLEIDAGEAIEEALEKYEERLAETDSPGSGE; translated from the coding sequence ATGGACGAGCAGCAACGAGTTGCGGCATTCGTCGAGCAGCGCGGCCTCGAGACGCCGCCCGAGTACCGAGTGCTCGACCTCGCCTCCGAGGTCGGCGAACTCGCGAAGGACGCCAACGAGTCGACCGCGTACGGGTCCGACCCGGACGGCCTCGAGATCGAGTCGGACGAGATCGGCGACGCGCTGTTCGCCCTGCTCGCGCTCGCCGACTCGCTCGAGATCGACGCCGGCGAGGCGATCGAGGAGGCGCTCGAGAAGTACGAGGAGCGACTGGCGGAGACGGATTCGCCGGGTTCTGGTGAATAA
- the phnD gene encoding phosphate/phosphite/phosphonate ABC transporter substrate-binding protein yields the protein MAGRRKFIKLVGATGIAGLAGCTSDGGDGGDSDGDNTTTSESQATTESNGNSTTTEESNQLAFGGDGNINFGISPSVPQEDLEVQYSPLEDHVESYVTENYDTADGLSIQSTIGSNYSAIIQSLGQGTMDFAETGPFAAGLGVMTDNAEIILQRYGYGGWTYKSIIAVPTDSDITELSDLSGKSVAFSDQLSTSGALYPLYALSTEGGLDIGNLPDGNGSQAEFDARFAGGHVGSYTLLEQGQVDAAAMGGFVRDTSTGPAPDEFEEVATTLHEDEGLPRAPIVVSPELGEEEKNAIQQAFLEGPDSIYHGADGEEGTDDDLWFSDVREASQEDYQSVIDVADELDVGPEIFG from the coding sequence ATGGCAGGACGACGCAAGTTCATCAAGCTAGTTGGCGCGACAGGTATTGCTGGACTCGCTGGTTGCACGAGTGACGGCGGCGACGGCGGCGACAGCGACGGCGACAACACCACGACCTCCGAGAGTCAGGCGACGACCGAGTCCAACGGTAACTCCACGACGACCGAGGAGTCCAACCAGTTGGCCTTCGGTGGAGACGGCAACATCAACTTCGGTATCTCTCCCTCGGTCCCCCAAGAGGACCTCGAGGTCCAGTACTCACCGCTCGAGGACCACGTCGAGAGCTACGTTACCGAGAACTACGACACTGCCGACGGCCTCAGCATCCAGAGCACCATCGGGAGCAACTACAGTGCTATCATCCAGTCCCTCGGCCAGGGGACGATGGACTTCGCGGAGACCGGCCCGTTCGCCGCCGGCCTCGGCGTGATGACCGACAACGCCGAGATCATCCTCCAGCGCTACGGCTACGGCGGCTGGACGTACAAGAGCATCATCGCGGTCCCCACCGACAGCGACATCACGGAGCTGTCGGACCTCTCCGGCAAGTCCGTTGCGTTCTCCGACCAGCTGTCCACCAGCGGCGCGCTCTACCCGCTGTACGCCCTGTCCACGGAGGGCGGCCTCGACATCGGTAACCTCCCGGACGGCAACGGCTCGCAGGCGGAGTTCGACGCGCGCTTCGCGGGCGGCCACGTCGGCTCGTATACGCTCCTCGAACAGGGACAGGTCGACGCCGCGGCGATGGGCGGATTCGTTCGCGACACGTCCACTGGGCCGGCTCCCGACGAGTTCGAGGAGGTCGCCACCACGCTCCACGAGGACGAGGGGCTTCCGCGCGCGCCCATCGTCGTCTCTCCCGAACTCGGCGAAGAGGAGAAGAACGCGATTCAGCAGGCGTTCCTCGAAGGGCCGGACAGCATCTACCACGGCGCCGACGGCGAGGAAGGCACCGACGACGACCTCTGGTTCAGCGACGTCCGCGAGGCGTCTCAGGAGGACTACCAGTCCGTCATCGACGTCGCTGACGAACTGGACGTCGGTCCGGAAATCTTCGGGTAA
- a CDS encoding PhnE/PtxC family ABC transporter permease yields MTSTGVREKLDTLDRLRKLRYVLWVALVGAVIAVTYWGLGYIGFQPRVVANRYPAMWDFIATGFFPPDFQNFTVYTKEQGITGLRAIPASFRGGGVHIIDSFTSSRQSLVKASLVTLLLGFMGTVLAFPLALLFGVLGSERVTPFPFNFIFRGTLSAIRAIPAIVWIFLYIPIGPPGQVTAVLAIATDGIGNLGRLFTDDLEEIEEGPIEAIRSTGASGTQTVSFGMLSQVSRSFIAWTLYILEINTRIAISLGVVGAGGLGLMIRNSQDLFAFQQTAAGLIMVFIVVLGIELISSRIRARLRPGEHDSKGLVEAVRDLFDPNKWLGRNV; encoded by the coding sequence GTGACGTCCACCGGAGTCCGCGAGAAACTCGACACGCTCGACCGCCTCCGCAAACTCAGGTACGTCCTCTGGGTGGCGCTGGTCGGCGCCGTCATCGCCGTCACGTACTGGGGGCTCGGCTACATCGGGTTCCAGCCGCGGGTCGTCGCCAACCGGTACCCCGCGATGTGGGACTTCATCGCGACCGGCTTCTTCCCACCGGACTTCCAGAACTTCACCGTCTACACGAAAGAACAGGGAATCACGGGCCTGCGCGCGATTCCGGCGAGCTTCCGGGGCGGCGGCGTCCACATTATCGACAGCTTCACGTCCTCCCGGCAGTCGCTCGTGAAGGCGAGCCTCGTGACGCTCCTGCTCGGGTTCATGGGGACCGTGCTCGCGTTCCCGCTGGCACTCCTGTTCGGCGTGCTCGGCAGCGAGCGCGTCACGCCGTTCCCGTTCAACTTCATCTTCCGCGGCACCCTCAGCGCCATCCGCGCCATCCCCGCAATCGTCTGGATTTTCCTCTACATTCCCATCGGGCCACCGGGACAGGTCACCGCGGTGCTGGCGATTGCCACCGACGGCATCGGTAACCTCGGCCGCCTGTTCACGGACGACCTCGAGGAAATTGAGGAGGGCCCCATCGAGGCGATTCGCTCGACCGGCGCGTCCGGCACGCAGACGGTCAGCTTCGGGATGCTCAGTCAGGTCTCGCGGTCGTTCATCGCGTGGACGCTGTACATCCTCGAAATCAACACGCGCATCGCCATCTCGCTGGGCGTCGTCGGCGCCGGCGGGCTCGGCCTGATGATTCGGAACAGTCAGGACCTCTTCGCGTTCCAGCAGACCGCTGCCGGCCTCATCATGGTGTTCATCGTCGTGCTCGGCATCGAGCTTATCTCTTCGCGGATTCGCGCCCGCCTCCGGCCGGGCGAGCACGACAGCAAGGGCCTCGTCGAGGCTGTTCGGGACCTCTTCGACCCGAACAAGTGGCTCGGGCGGAACGTCTAG
- a CDS encoding HAD family hydrolase, producing MQAVLFDMDGVLVNSEDYWTEFQADDILPAAVPDANVDVAEVTGMNYRETYDYLEAEYGTAISRAEFEDRFEETAREIYREHVEALDGLHDLLAELGERGVERALVSSSPHDWIDIVLERFDLEDSFDHVVSAEDIDAAGKPEPDVFEYAASEVGVPAEECVVVEDSENGVEAGSRAGAVVVAYRIDAHGDLDLSPADEIVDSPAELRATVLELTE from the coding sequence ATGCAGGCAGTCTTGTTCGACATGGACGGCGTGCTCGTCAACAGCGAAGACTACTGGACCGAGTTCCAGGCCGACGATATCCTCCCCGCCGCCGTCCCCGACGCGAACGTCGACGTCGCCGAAGTGACCGGCATGAACTACCGCGAGACCTACGACTACCTCGAGGCCGAATACGGAACTGCCATCTCCCGCGCGGAGTTCGAGGACCGCTTCGAGGAAACCGCCCGCGAAATCTACCGCGAGCACGTCGAGGCCCTCGACGGCCTCCACGATCTGCTCGCCGAACTGGGCGAGCGCGGCGTCGAACGCGCACTCGTCTCGTCCTCTCCTCACGACTGGATCGATATCGTCCTCGAGCGGTTCGACCTCGAGGACTCGTTTGACCACGTCGTCAGCGCCGAGGACATCGACGCGGCGGGCAAGCCCGAGCCCGACGTCTTCGAGTACGCCGCGAGCGAGGTCGGCGTGCCCGCAGAAGAGTGCGTCGTCGTCGAAGATTCCGAAAACGGCGTCGAAGCGGGCTCGCGGGCCGGTGCGGTGGTCGTCGCCTACCGGATCGACGCCCACGGCGACCTCGACCTCTCGCCGGCCGACGAAATCGTCGATTCGCCGGCCGAACTGCGGGCGACGGTCCTCGAACTGACAGAATAG
- a CDS encoding helix-turn-helix transcriptional regulator: MNGRVGVAVLVVAALLLSPGIGAAAADPTDGEPSLALSSGSAQADSESEPESGAETATWGIAQDQSRIDADEVRMDVAVQPNGTAEWTLEFWIRLNDEESRTAFDSLQSDIRDDPDNYTRSFADRMRTTVATASDATGREMRADGFAVETERRSFAREYGVVRYAFRWHGFVAVEDDGTVLRAGDAIEGLFLDDGTRLLLEWPAGYELESATPDPDERRERAVLWRGGQTDFITGEPQVVVTTGGPSTALVAAIAAVVIGLGAAGAWRYRDRLPTSGGRPSGGREPDAGSPSAAASDGASPTAASASTDDGSSSNTNSSDAETPSSEAAPESIPASDVDPELLSNEEQVLRLVRDRGGRMKQQAVVEELGWTDAKTSKVVSGLREDDALESFRIGRENVLALPDAVDHAAVNGGDADTDDS; this comes from the coding sequence ATGAACGGTCGCGTCGGCGTGGCGGTCCTAGTCGTCGCGGCACTGCTCCTCAGTCCCGGTATCGGGGCGGCTGCGGCCGATCCGACGGACGGTGAGCCGTCGCTCGCGCTCTCGAGCGGGAGCGCGCAGGCCGACTCCGAATCTGAGCCCGAGTCCGGGGCCGAGACGGCGACCTGGGGAATCGCGCAGGACCAGAGTCGGATCGACGCCGACGAGGTCCGGATGGACGTCGCGGTCCAACCGAACGGCACCGCCGAGTGGACCCTCGAGTTCTGGATCCGCCTGAACGACGAGGAGAGCAGGACGGCGTTCGACTCCCTGCAGTCAGATATCCGGGACGACCCGGACAACTACACGCGCTCGTTCGCCGACCGGATGCGAACGACGGTCGCCACCGCGAGCGACGCGACCGGCCGCGAGATGCGCGCCGACGGGTTCGCCGTCGAGACGGAGCGGCGTTCGTTCGCCCGCGAGTACGGCGTCGTCAGGTACGCGTTCCGGTGGCACGGGTTCGTCGCCGTCGAAGACGACGGCACCGTCCTCCGCGCGGGCGACGCCATCGAGGGGCTCTTCCTCGACGACGGCACCCGGCTGCTCCTCGAGTGGCCGGCGGGCTACGAACTCGAGTCGGCGACGCCCGACCCCGATGAGCGGCGCGAACGGGCCGTCCTCTGGCGGGGCGGCCAGACCGACTTCATCACCGGCGAGCCGCAGGTCGTGGTGACTACCGGCGGGCCCAGTACGGCGCTCGTGGCCGCGATCGCGGCCGTCGTCATCGGACTCGGCGCTGCCGGTGCGTGGCGCTACCGCGACCGACTCCCGACGAGCGGTGGGCGACCATCGGGCGGACGCGAGCCCGACGCCGGTTCGCCGTCAGCGGCAGCGAGCGACGGTGCGTCACCGACGGCCGCGAGTGCGAGTACGGACGACGGCTCGAGTTCGAATACCAACTCGAGCGACGCCGAGACGCCGAGTTCGGAGGCGGCGCCGGAATCTATCCCCGCGAGCGACGTCGATCCCGAACTCCTCAGCAACGAGGAGCAGGTCCTCCGGCTCGTCCGCGACCGCGGCGGACGGATGAAACAGCAGGCGGTCGTCGAGGAACTCGGCTGGACCGACGCGAAGACCAGCAAGGTCGTCAGCGGGCTGCGCGAGGACGACGCGCTCGAGTCGTTCCGGATCGGCCGCGAGAACGTGCTCGCGCTGCCCGACGCGGTCGATCACGCCGCGGTGAACGGAGGTGACGCCGATACCGATGACTCGTAA
- a CDS encoding class I SAM-dependent methyltransferase, which produces MDSTDVRRQWKHRSGEFSPEYYAYYGPDETSERIRRRLERHLDRGRDATVLELGCSSGRHLSHLHANGFENLAGLEMNAHAFDVMEDAYPDLADDGTFYLDAIEDAVEDFEDDQFDAVYSVETLQHLHPDAAWVFDELSRIAGELLITAENEGNADPDSDSEPDSSGSDSSANRTPDRAASSDPDVNYVNDEFPLYYRDWNGIFTDRGCTELDATEGRRDTIRTFRTSSD; this is translated from the coding sequence ATGGATTCTACCGACGTTCGGCGGCAGTGGAAACACCGCTCCGGAGAGTTTTCGCCGGAGTACTACGCCTACTACGGCCCCGACGAGACGAGCGAGCGTATTCGCCGCCGCCTCGAGCGCCACCTCGATCGCGGGCGAGACGCGACCGTGCTCGAGCTCGGGTGCAGTTCGGGTCGCCACCTCTCCCACCTCCACGCCAACGGGTTCGAAAACCTCGCCGGACTCGAGATGAACGCGCACGCGTTCGACGTCATGGAAGACGCGTATCCCGACCTCGCCGACGACGGGACCTTCTATCTGGACGCGATCGAAGACGCCGTGGAGGACTTCGAGGACGATCAGTTCGACGCGGTCTACTCCGTCGAGACGCTCCAGCACCTCCACCCGGACGCGGCGTGGGTCTTCGACGAACTGTCGCGAATCGCCGGGGAGCTACTCATTACGGCGGAGAACGAGGGCAACGCCGATCCCGATTCGGATTCGGAGCCCGACTCGTCGGGTTCCGATTCGAGTGCGAACCGAACGCCGGATCGCGCAGCCTCGAGCGATCCCGACGTGAACTACGTCAACGACGAGTTTCCGCTCTACTACCGCGACTGGAACGGGATTTTCACCGACCGCGGCTGTACCGAACTCGACGCGACGGAGGGCCGACGAGATACGATCCGGACGTTCCGGACGTCCTCGGACTGA
- a CDS encoding DJ-1/PfpI family protein translates to MVDTTAEIVLFDGFDELDAIGPYEVLENAAHAGASLDVQLVTLEETDLVTASHELRVEPDGTLGRPDLLIVPGGGWTTANGGVRAVVEDGVLPDAVDERYAEGATVASVCTGAMILAEAGLLEGRPATTHQVAAEDLEASAANVVDERVVDDGDVLTAGGVTSGIDLALWLVEREFGEDIAAAVTEELEHERRGSVFG, encoded by the coding sequence ATGGTCGACACCACAGCCGAAATCGTCCTCTTCGACGGCTTCGACGAACTCGACGCGATCGGGCCCTACGAGGTCCTCGAGAACGCCGCCCACGCCGGCGCGTCGCTGGACGTGCAGTTGGTAACGCTCGAGGAGACCGACCTGGTAACGGCGAGCCACGAACTTCGGGTCGAACCGGACGGGACGCTGGGCCGGCCCGACCTCCTGATCGTCCCCGGCGGCGGCTGGACGACGGCGAACGGGGGTGTCAGGGCCGTCGTCGAGGACGGCGTCCTACCCGACGCGGTCGACGAGCGCTACGCCGAGGGTGCGACCGTCGCCTCGGTCTGTACCGGCGCGATGATCTTAGCCGAGGCGGGACTACTCGAGGGCCGGCCCGCCACCACGCACCAGGTCGCGGCCGAGGATCTCGAGGCGTCGGCGGCGAACGTGGTCGACGAGCGGGTCGTCGACGACGGCGACGTGCTGACCGCCGGCGGAGTAACGTCGGGGATCGATCTGGCGCTGTGGCTCGTCGAGCGGGAGTTCGGCGAGGATATCGCCGCGGCCGTCACCGAAGAGTTGGAACACGAGCGCCGCGGTTCGGTCTTCGGGTAG
- the phnC gene encoding phosphonate ABC transporter ATP-binding protein, whose amino-acid sequence MPTIEFENVTKIYGEDTVALDDVSFTIPEGEFVILLGPSGAGKSTMLRVLNGLTEPTEGTVRVGDQEVQGNRSDVGMVFQEHYLIESKTAFGNALTGALSRNSLLRSMLGMHSEADKLNALEALDTVGLLDEAGQRAESMSGGQKQRVGIARALVQEPQLVLADEPVASLDPKAARDVMRYLKKAATEENLTTITSLHQVNIAREFGDRFLGIRDGEVIFDGDADDLTMEEMDRIYYGDDVSGELTNDPTGTNTVPTHTAADAGESA is encoded by the coding sequence ATGCCAACCATCGAATTCGAGAACGTCACCAAGATATACGGGGAGGATACCGTCGCGCTCGACGACGTGTCGTTCACCATCCCCGAGGGCGAATTCGTCATCCTGCTCGGGCCGTCGGGTGCCGGGAAGTCCACGATGCTCAGGGTGCTCAATGGGCTCACGGAACCGACCGAGGGGACCGTCCGCGTCGGCGACCAGGAAGTGCAGGGGAACCGCAGCGACGTCGGTATGGTGTTCCAGGAACACTACCTCATCGAGAGCAAGACCGCGTTCGGGAACGCGCTCACGGGCGCGCTCTCCCGGAACAGCCTCCTCCGAAGTATGCTCGGAATGCACAGCGAGGCGGACAAGCTCAACGCCTTGGAGGCGCTGGACACCGTCGGTCTCCTCGACGAGGCCGGCCAGCGCGCGGAGTCGATGAGCGGCGGACAGAAACAGCGTGTCGGCATCGCTCGCGCGCTCGTTCAGGAGCCCCAGCTCGTCCTCGCGGACGAACCCGTCGCCAGTCTCGACCCGAAGGCCGCTCGCGACGTGATGCGCTACCTGAAGAAGGCCGCGACCGAGGAGAACCTCACCACCATCACGAGCCTCCATCAAGTGAACATCGCCCGCGAGTTCGGTGACCGCTTCCTCGGCATCCGGGACGGCGAAGTCATCTTCGACGGCGACGCCGACGACCTCACGATGGAGGAGATGGACCGCATCTACTACGGAGACGACGTGAGCGGGGAACTCACGAACGACCCGACGGGGACGAACACCGTTCCCACCCACACCGCCGCGGACGCGGGTGAGAGCGCGTGA